In the Leptolyngbya sp. 'hensonii' genome, one interval contains:
- a CDS encoding ParM/StbA family protein has protein sequence MTARQPSFSSGKVPILSIDLGRTSTKTCVSRDPEEVVLIPANVAHLTVEQVRRGGFESRLTDPLLDIWLEYQGKGYAIGQLAADFGANLGVGQSKVEDALIKAFACVGHFDLQDDIGVVLGLPYHSQEQFDREKELVIGLLRSPHVMHYRGETVSINIRQVWVVPEGYGSLIWCEAQQKGTAGAGLIDLSVAVVDIGHQTTDFIMADRFRFARGASKSEPFAMNQFYDQVAAQIRGADSQSLLLIEAVNRPEGERFFRPRGESRPTDLDEILPSLRKSFARELCSRLVNWLPERTTDVVVTGGGGEFFWEDLQLLLKEAHLQAHLAQPCRKANALGQFIYGQVQMAAASRG, from the coding sequence ATGACTGCAAGACAGCCCTCATTTTCTTCTGGTAAGGTTCCCATTCTCAGTATTGATCTGGGTCGGACTTCCACGAAAACTTGTGTCAGTCGTGACCCGGAAGAGGTCGTTCTGATTCCGGCAAATGTGGCCCATCTGACGGTGGAGCAGGTTCGTCGGGGTGGGTTTGAATCCCGCCTGACGGATCCGTTGCTGGATATCTGGCTGGAGTACCAAGGCAAAGGGTACGCGATCGGCCAGTTGGCTGCAGACTTTGGGGCTAACTTAGGGGTGGGCCAATCCAAAGTTGAAGATGCTCTGATCAAAGCCTTTGCCTGTGTTGGCCACTTCGACCTGCAGGATGACATTGGAGTCGTCCTGGGGTTGCCTTACCATTCTCAGGAACAGTTCGATCGAGAAAAAGAATTGGTCATTGGTTTGCTGCGGTCTCCCCATGTGATGCACTATCGGGGCGAAACCGTAAGCATCAATATTCGGCAGGTCTGGGTGGTGCCGGAAGGCTACGGCAGCCTGATCTGGTGTGAAGCCCAACAAAAAGGTACAGCAGGGGCAGGCTTGATTGATTTATCTGTAGCTGTTGTAGACATCGGGCATCAAACCACAGACTTCATCATGGCCGATCGGTTCCGGTTTGCTCGAGGGGCTTCTAAGAGTGAACCCTTTGCCATGAACCAGTTTTATGATCAGGTGGCAGCCCAGATTAGGGGAGCGGACAGCCAATCGCTGCTCCTAATTGAAGCAGTGAACCGTCCGGAAGGAGAACGGTTTTTCCGGCCCCGAGGGGAATCGCGTCCCACCGATCTGGATGAAATTCTGCCCAGCCTGCGGAAGAGTTTTGCCCGCGAGTTATGTAGCCGTCTGGTCAATTGGTTGCCAGAGCGAACCACAGATGTCGTGGTCACAGGTGGCGGCGGTGAGTTTTTCTGGGAAGACTTACAGCTTCTCCTGAAAGAGGCCCACCTACAGGCTCACCTGGCCCAGCCCTGTCGGAAGGCCAATGCCCTAGGGCAATTTATTTATGGGCAAGTGCAGATGGCAGCAGCCAGCAGAGGATAA
- a CDS encoding GNAT family N-acetyltransferase, with amino-acid sequence MTVSESNETPPTPVVVDIRDMEIDDLAPVYHLGEELFRSDLYPYLYRIWDEWEVIGLYNTDPEYCLIAEVEDKMAGFILGTVISKASWMYGYIIWLGVNPQFQRRGVADKLVDKIVERMIEDGVRIMLMDTDPKNIPAIKFFTRKGFTNPRRHIFLSMNLNKHEHYGKLIAYERDKAERSGKRRPRRRPASKP; translated from the coding sequence ATGACCGTCTCTGAATCCAATGAAACCCCTCCGACTCCCGTTGTTGTTGATATCCGGGATATGGAAATTGACGACCTGGCTCCGGTTTACCATCTGGGGGAAGAACTTTTCAGAAGTGATTTATACCCCTATCTCTATCGGATCTGGGATGAGTGGGAAGTCATTGGTCTCTACAACACAGACCCAGAATATTGCCTGATTGCCGAAGTAGAAGACAAGATGGCCGGATTTATCCTGGGAACGGTGATCAGCAAAGCCTCCTGGATGTATGGCTACATCATCTGGTTGGGTGTTAATCCCCAGTTTCAACGTCGGGGTGTGGCGGATAAGCTGGTCGATAAGATTGTGGAGCGCATGATCGAAGATGGGGTCCGAATCATGTTGATGGACACCGATCCCAAGAATATTCCTGCTATCAAGTTCTTTACCCGCAAAGGATTTACTAATCCCCGTCGGCATATTTTCCTGTCCATGAATCTGAACAAGCACGAACACTATGGCAAGCTCATCGCCTACGAACGGGATAAAGCCGAGCGCTCTGGCAAGCGTCGTCCCCGCCGTCGCCCGGCCAGCAAACCCTGA
- a CDS encoding STAS domain-containing protein, with amino-acid sequence MSSTIRIAQPSGILDGIAASQLRQEVNTFIEDGADTILIDLKDVTFMDSSGLGALVIILKAVRSAGKRLCLSSVSDQVKMLFELTSMDRIFEIFPDQEAFSKKTLGMG; translated from the coding sequence ATGAGTTCTACTATCAGAATTGCCCAACCCTCAGGAATTCTGGATGGTATCGCAGCCAGCCAGCTTCGTCAGGAAGTCAATACCTTTATAGAGGATGGGGCGGATACCATCCTGATTGATCTTAAAGATGTGACCTTTATGGACAGCTCCGGTCTGGGAGCCTTAGTCATCATTCTGAAAGCAGTCCGATCTGCTGGTAAAAGGCTATGTCTGAGCTCGGTGAGTGATCAGGTCAAAATGTTATTTGAATTGACCAGCATGGATCGGATTTTTGAAATCTTTCCGGACCAGGAGGCTTTTAGTAAAAAGACCCTGGGTATGGGTTAG
- a CDS encoding o-succinylbenzoate synthase, which yields MNPQTTHYRLELRPYYRQFCQPLTTSYGLWAVREGILLQLRDSADRTGYGEIAPVPWFGTESQAEALAFCQQLPEIWSIEALATVPPSLPACQFGLHAALEDLESSTVRTGSEPLWPNRCSGLLPAGEAALHTWPSLWAQGYRTLKWKIAVQSHVQEMGLFRQLLAALPKGTTLRLDANGGLTWQQATQWLELCDRAQVDWPQITIEFLEQPLPPDALAELQDLSQRYVTPLALDESVATLSQLRTCYERGWRSIVVIKPAIAGSPAELRQFFRQHPLDAVFSSVFETPIGQQAGLRLAAELANPDRALGYGVNHWFNQDEFGDDIERLWQTL from the coding sequence ATGAACCCACAAACTACGCACTATCGACTGGAACTTCGTCCATACTACCGCCAATTTTGCCAACCCCTCACAACCAGTTATGGGTTATGGGCGGTTCGGGAAGGAATTTTGCTTCAGTTGAGGGATTCTGCCGATCGTACCGGATACGGTGAAATTGCCCCTGTTCCCTGGTTTGGGACAGAAAGTCAGGCGGAGGCGTTAGCTTTCTGCCAACAGTTGCCGGAGATCTGGTCGATCGAAGCCCTGGCTACAGTCCCACCAAGTCTGCCAGCCTGCCAGTTTGGATTGCATGCAGCTCTGGAGGATCTGGAGTCGTCAACTGTCAGGACTGGGTCAGAGCCCCTATGGCCCAATCGTTGTAGTGGGCTACTGCCAGCCGGAGAAGCCGCGTTGCACACCTGGCCTTCCCTCTGGGCACAGGGCTATCGTACTCTGAAATGGAAAATTGCGGTGCAGTCTCACGTCCAGGAGATGGGGTTGTTTCGACAATTGCTGGCAGCCTTACCGAAGGGGACAACTCTCAGGCTGGATGCCAATGGGGGCTTAACCTGGCAACAGGCTACCCAATGGTTGGAATTGTGCGATCGGGCTCAGGTTGACTGGCCCCAGATCACGATCGAATTCCTGGAACAGCCTCTCCCGCCAGATGCCTTGGCCGAGTTGCAAGATCTGAGTCAGCGATATGTCACCCCCCTGGCCCTGGACGAATCAGTGGCTACCCTGTCTCAACTGCGAACTTGCTATGAGCGGGGCTGGCGGAGCATCGTTGTGATCAAACCCGCGATCGCCGGTTCCCCAGCAGAACTGCGGCAGTTTTTCCGGCAACATCCCCTGGATGCTGTCTTCTCCTCCGTGTTTGAGACTCCGATCGGTCAACAGGCGGGGTTGAGACTGGCCGCAGAGTTGGCCAATCCAGATCGAGCCCTTGGTTATGGGGTCAATCACTGGTTTAATCAGGATGAATTCGGCGATGACATTGAGCGCCTATGGCAGACCCTTTAG
- a CDS encoding 2-succinylbenzoate--CoA ligase: MADPLALLQQRGTDWLMVDGRDRLLDLVELRLREIQQHDRESLPRILLAAADPVQFVAGFLAASSACSPVFLCNPHWAAPEWQQILPLIQPDLVWTDYNATAIDPVPSAPHPAPPVPPGTILIPTGGSSGQIRFAIHTWETLLASVTGFRKYFQLQQVHSLCVLPLYHVSGLMQVMRSFISGGTLLVQPFKTLLTDPGAMLNPEAFFISLVPTQLQRSLEQEGLPGLLSRFQAILLGGGPAWPELLAQARQLQLPLAPTYGMTETASQVATLKPSDFLAGSNSCGRVLPQAHIQILDPDGKPLEPGQTGTIVLQSQSLALGYYPQLWPTRHFQTDDLGYFDATGYLHVVGRSSDKIITGGENVFPVEVEAVLRKTGLVRDVCVIGIPEQHWGEVVCAFYVPTESTVSQQQLKAAIAPQLSPFKQPKHWVALAELPRNPQGKLDRNVLRQMPKIPSEPD, encoded by the coding sequence ATGGCAGACCCTTTAGCCCTGTTGCAGCAACGGGGGACAGATTGGCTGATGGTGGATGGCCGCGATCGACTGCTGGACCTAGTTGAACTCCGCCTCCGAGAAATTCAACAGCACGATCGAGAATCCTTGCCCCGTATCCTTCTGGCCGCAGCCGATCCGGTGCAGTTTGTGGCCGGATTTCTGGCTGCCTCTAGCGCCTGCAGTCCAGTGTTTCTCTGCAATCCCCACTGGGCTGCCCCAGAGTGGCAACAGATTCTCCCCCTGATCCAGCCTGATCTGGTTTGGACTGACTACAATGCGACTGCGATCGACCCTGTTCCCTCTGCCCCCCATCCCGCTCCCCCAGTGCCCCCTGGGACCATCCTCATCCCTACTGGGGGTTCCTCCGGCCAGATTCGTTTTGCCATCCATACCTGGGAAACACTCCTGGCTTCCGTGACCGGTTTCAGGAAGTACTTTCAGCTCCAGCAGGTCCATAGCCTCTGTGTCCTGCCGCTCTACCATGTCAGTGGCCTGATGCAGGTGATGCGGTCTTTCATTTCTGGTGGAACCCTGTTGGTACAGCCCTTCAAAACACTGCTCACCGATCCTGGAGCAATGCTCAATCCGGAAGCATTTTTTATCTCCCTGGTACCCACTCAGTTGCAACGCAGTCTGGAACAGGAGGGGTTGCCAGGACTGTTGTCTCGATTTCAGGCTATTCTTCTGGGGGGGGGACCGGCCTGGCCCGAACTGCTGGCGCAGGCCAGACAATTGCAGCTTCCCCTGGCTCCTACCTACGGCATGACTGAAACAGCCTCCCAGGTGGCCACCCTGAAACCTTCCGACTTTCTGGCCGGGAGTAACAGTTGTGGTCGGGTGTTGCCCCAGGCTCACATCCAAATTCTGGACCCGGATGGAAAACCTCTAGAACCTGGGCAAACAGGGACGATCGTCCTGCAGAGCCAATCTCTGGCCCTGGGATACTATCCCCAGCTCTGGCCAACCCGGCACTTTCAGACCGATGATCTGGGCTATTTCGATGCCACAGGCTATCTCCATGTCGTTGGACGCAGCAGCGACAAAATCATTACCGGGGGTGAAAATGTTTTTCCAGTCGAAGTTGAGGCCGTTTTACGGAAGACTGGCCTGGTACGGGATGTTTGTGTGATTGGGATCCCAGAGCAGCATTGGGGGGAAGTCGTCTGTGCCTTCTATGTTCCGACGGAATCAACCGTCAGTCAGCAACAGTTAAAGGCCGCGATCGCCCCCCAACTCAGCCCGTTCAAACAACCCAAACATTGGGTTGCCTTAGCCGAACTTCCCCGCAATCCCCAGGGAAAGCTCGATCGTAACGTCCTCCGCCAAATGCCTAAAATACCCTCAGAACCCGATTGA
- a CDS encoding NAD(P)H-dependent oxidoreductase has protein sequence MTIPRILAFAGSARQDSFNKKLMRVAAAGARTAGAEVTELDLRDFPMPLFDQDLEAAEGFPESVLQFRAMMKAHQGLLLACPEYNSSITPMLKNAIDWASRPVEGEPALACYRDKVAVLMSASPGGLGGLRGLVHVRSILGNIGVLVLPDQKAIGSAHQAFDEQGHLKDADQQAAVQALGGRLTAVLTKLLA, from the coding sequence ATGACGATTCCCAGAATTCTCGCTTTTGCAGGTAGTGCCCGTCAGGATTCATTCAACAAAAAGCTAATGAGAGTGGCCGCAGCGGGAGCCAGAACAGCGGGTGCAGAGGTGACTGAGCTGGATTTGCGGGACTTCCCCATGCCCCTGTTTGACCAGGATTTGGAGGCGGCTGAAGGGTTTCCAGAAAGTGTGCTGCAGTTCAGAGCGATGATGAAGGCGCATCAGGGATTACTACTGGCCTGCCCGGAGTACAACAGTTCGATTACACCCATGTTGAAGAATGCGATCGATTGGGCGTCTCGTCCTGTGGAAGGGGAGCCCGCTCTGGCCTGCTATCGAGATAAGGTGGCTGTCCTGATGAGTGCCTCCCCCGGCGGCCTGGGAGGATTGCGGGGGCTGGTGCATGTCCGTTCCATTTTGGGCAATATTGGGGTTCTGGTCCTGCCAGATCAAAAGGCGATTGGCAGTGCCCATCAGGCGTTTGACGAGCAGGGCCACCTGAAGGATGCGGATCAGCAGGCGGCGGTCCAGGCTTTGGGGGGCCGGTTAACTGCTGTTCTGACTAAGTTGCTCGCCTAA
- a CDS encoding LysR family transcriptional regulator, with protein sequence MAGLALSQQITLHQLKVFEAAARHCSFTRAAEELFLTQPTISMQIKQLTQAVGLPLFEQVGKRLFLTDAGRELHVTCREIFERLALLEMSIANMKGLKQGQLRLAVITTTKYVIPRLLGPFCQRYPGIDISLKVTNHEGVLERMADNLDDLYIVSQPPENFDLNSYLFIENPLIVLAPSSHPLAREKNIPLNRLAEEPFIMREPGSGTRQVVQQLFDQQGIPIKVRLEIGSNEAIKQAIAGGLGISVLSIHSLALDYTTGQFAILDVEGFPISRNWYVIYPAGKQLSIIASTFFEYLQHEGREIASVSNLLASAGKI encoded by the coding sequence ATGGCAGGATTGGCCCTCTCTCAGCAGATTACCCTGCATCAACTGAAGGTGTTTGAAGCAGCCGCACGACACTGTAGTTTTACCCGTGCAGCAGAAGAGTTATTCTTAACCCAGCCCACGATTTCCATGCAAATTAAACAGTTAACGCAGGCTGTGGGGTTGCCGCTGTTTGAGCAGGTGGGCAAACGGCTTTTTCTCACCGATGCCGGTCGGGAACTGCATGTCACCTGCCGGGAGATCTTCGAACGGCTGGCCCTACTGGAAATGAGCATTGCCAACATGAAAGGCCTGAAGCAAGGTCAACTGCGACTGGCTGTGATTACGACAACCAAGTATGTCATTCCTCGCCTGTTGGGGCCTTTCTGTCAGCGCTATCCCGGTATCGACATTTCCCTCAAGGTAACCAACCATGAGGGTGTGCTGGAACGGATGGCTGATAATCTGGACGATCTGTACATCGTCAGCCAACCTCCAGAGAATTTTGATCTCAACTCCTACCTTTTTATCGAAAATCCCTTGATTGTCCTGGCTCCCAGCAGTCATCCACTAGCCAGGGAAAAAAATATTCCCCTCAACCGCCTGGCAGAGGAACCCTTTATTATGCGGGAGCCGGGTTCGGGAACACGCCAAGTTGTCCAGCAGCTCTTTGATCAGCAGGGCATTCCGATCAAAGTACGCCTGGAAATTGGCAGCAATGAAGCCATCAAGCAGGCGATCGCCGGTGGGTTAGGAATTTCCGTCCTCTCCATTCATAGTCTGGCTCTAGACTACACGACGGGTCAGTTTGCCATCCTGGATGTGGAAGGATTTCCCATTTCCCGCAACTGGTATGTCATTTATCCCGCTGGGAAGCAGCTCTCGATCATTGCCAGTACCTTCTTTGAGTATCTCCAGCATGAGGGGCGAGAAATTGCCAGTGTCTCTAATTTACTGGCATCGGCTGGCAAAATCTAA
- a CDS encoding nucleoside triphosphate pyrophosphatase, with product METPRLVLASASPARSRLLEAAGINALIWPSDFDESLVQSSDPIDLVQTLALRKAETVAARFSAEPVGAPLIVIGCDSVLAFGGEAYGKPDSAQAALARWKQMRGQSGDLCTGHACIDLGRGKTLVRCGVTRVYFANVSDRQLEAYVATGEPLKCAGAFALEGQGSLLIDKIEGCYTNVIGLSMPLLREMLNELGYDPLSLSLG from the coding sequence ATGGAAACTCCCCGACTGGTGCTGGCTTCCGCTTCCCCGGCTCGATCTCGCCTACTTGAGGCGGCTGGGATCAATGCGCTCATCTGGCCCAGTGATTTTGATGAATCCCTGGTGCAGTCCTCCGATCCGATCGACCTGGTGCAGACCCTGGCCCTGCGTAAGGCTGAGACTGTGGCAGCCCGCTTCAGTGCTGAACCCGTCGGGGCTCCCCTGATTGTAATTGGGTGTGATTCAGTCCTGGCTTTCGGGGGAGAGGCTTATGGCAAGCCAGATTCTGCCCAGGCAGCTCTGGCGCGCTGGAAACAGATGCGGGGTCAATCAGGGGATCTGTGCACAGGTCACGCCTGTATTGATCTGGGCCGAGGCAAAACCCTGGTTCGCTGTGGGGTGACCCGGGTCTATTTTGCCAACGTCAGCGATCGCCAGTTGGAAGCGTATGTCGCAACGGGCGAACCATTGAAATGTGCCGGAGCCTTTGCCCTGGAAGGCCAGGGCAGTTTGCTGATCGACAAGATTGAAGGCTGTTATACCAATGTCATTGGCCTCAGTATGCCGCTGCTGCGAGAGATGTTGAATGAACTGGGCTATGACCCCCTCTCCCTCAGCCTTGGTTAA